In Takifugu flavidus isolate HTHZ2018 unplaced genomic scaffold, ASM371156v2 ctg409, whole genome shotgun sequence, the following proteins share a genomic window:
- the LOC130520505 gene encoding ELAV-like protein 1 isoform X2: protein MSNGYEDHMGGGEGKDAKTNLIVNYLPQNMSQEELRSLFSSIGEVESAKLIRDKIAGHSLGYGFVNYVTPSDAERAINTLNGLRLQSKNIKVSYARPSSDTIKDANLYISGLPKSMTQKDVEDMFSRFGRIINSRVLVDQATGASRGVAFIRFDKRAEAEDAVNNLNGQKPSGVVEPITVKFAANPNQTKNTQVISQLFHNQSRRFGGPLHHQAQRFRFSPMSVDHMGGVGGVSVPTNSNNGWCIFIYNLGQEADETILWQMFGPFGAVTNVKVIRDFTTNKCKGFGFVTMSNYEDAAMAIASLNGYRLGEKILQVSFKTSKGHK from the exons ATGTCAAACGGTTATGAAGACCACatgggggggggcgagggaaAGGATGCAAAGACCAACCTAATAGTGAACTACCTGCCTCAGAACATGTCgcaggaggagctgcggagCCTCTTCAGCAGCATCGGGGAGGTGGAGTCCGCAAAGCTGATCCGAGACAAAATCGCAG gCCACAGTTTAGGGTACGGATTTGTTAACTATGTTACCCCTAGTGATGCAGAAAGAGCTATCAATACACTGAATGGACTAAGGCTACAGTCCAAAAATATCAAG GTTTCGTATGCTCGGCCCAGCTCTGACACAATAAAGGATGCTAACTTATACATCAGCGGCCTGCCCAAGTCCATGACCCAGAAGGATGTGGAGGACATGTTTTCCCGATTCGGGCGCATCATTAACTCGCGTGTTCTTGTTGACCAAGCTACAG GCGCGTCCAGGGGCGTGGCTTTCATCCGGTTTGACAAGCGGGCCGAGGCAGAGGATGCCGTCAACAACCTGAATGGCCAAAAACCTTCAGGGGTCGTCGAGCCAATCACAGTCAAGTTTGCGGCCAACCCAAATCAGACAAAGAACACACAGGTCATCTCTCAACTCTTCCACAACCAGTCTCGGCGTTTCGGGGGGCCATTACATCACCAGGCACAGAGGTTTAG GTTCTCGCCCATGAGCGTCGATCACATGGGGGGGGTGGGCGGCGTCAGCGTCCCCACCAACTCCAATAACGGCTGGTGCATCTTCATCTACAACCTCGGCCAGGAGGCGGACGAAACCATCCTCTGGCAGATGTTCGGCCCCTTCGGCGCCGTCACAAACGTCAAAGTGATCCGCGACTTCACCACCAACAAGTGCAAGGGCTTCGGCTTCGTCACCATGTCCAACTACGAGGACGCGGCCATGGCCATCGCCAGCCTTAACGGCTACCGGCTCGGAGAAAAAATACTGCAAGTGTCCTTTAAGACCAGCAAAGGTCACAAATAG
- the LOC130520505 gene encoding ELAV-like protein 1 isoform X1 has protein sequence MAIQQWHNDNKNEVYDMSNGYEDHMGGGEGKDAKTNLIVNYLPQNMSQEELRSLFSSIGEVESAKLIRDKIAGHSLGYGFVNYVTPSDAERAINTLNGLRLQSKNIKVSYARPSSDTIKDANLYISGLPKSMTQKDVEDMFSRFGRIINSRVLVDQATGASRGVAFIRFDKRAEAEDAVNNLNGQKPSGVVEPITVKFAANPNQTKNTQVISQLFHNQSRRFGGPLHHQAQRFRFSPMSVDHMGGVGGVSVPTNSNNGWCIFIYNLGQEADETILWQMFGPFGAVTNVKVIRDFTTNKCKGFGFVTMSNYEDAAMAIASLNGYRLGEKILQVSFKTSKGHK, from the exons ATGGCAATCCAACAGTGGCACAATGACAATAAGAAT GAGGTGTATGACATGTCAAACGGTTATGAAGACCACatgggggggggcgagggaaAGGATGCAAAGACCAACCTAATAGTGAACTACCTGCCTCAGAACATGTCgcaggaggagctgcggagCCTCTTCAGCAGCATCGGGGAGGTGGAGTCCGCAAAGCTGATCCGAGACAAAATCGCAG gCCACAGTTTAGGGTACGGATTTGTTAACTATGTTACCCCTAGTGATGCAGAAAGAGCTATCAATACACTGAATGGACTAAGGCTACAGTCCAAAAATATCAAG GTTTCGTATGCTCGGCCCAGCTCTGACACAATAAAGGATGCTAACTTATACATCAGCGGCCTGCCCAAGTCCATGACCCAGAAGGATGTGGAGGACATGTTTTCCCGATTCGGGCGCATCATTAACTCGCGTGTTCTTGTTGACCAAGCTACAG GCGCGTCCAGGGGCGTGGCTTTCATCCGGTTTGACAAGCGGGCCGAGGCAGAGGATGCCGTCAACAACCTGAATGGCCAAAAACCTTCAGGGGTCGTCGAGCCAATCACAGTCAAGTTTGCGGCCAACCCAAATCAGACAAAGAACACACAGGTCATCTCTCAACTCTTCCACAACCAGTCTCGGCGTTTCGGGGGGCCATTACATCACCAGGCACAGAGGTTTAG GTTCTCGCCCATGAGCGTCGATCACATGGGGGGGGTGGGCGGCGTCAGCGTCCCCACCAACTCCAATAACGGCTGGTGCATCTTCATCTACAACCTCGGCCAGGAGGCGGACGAAACCATCCTCTGGCAGATGTTCGGCCCCTTCGGCGCCGTCACAAACGTCAAAGTGATCCGCGACTTCACCACCAACAAGTGCAAGGGCTTCGGCTTCGTCACCATGTCCAACTACGAGGACGCGGCCATGGCCATCGCCAGCCTTAACGGCTACCGGCTCGGAGAAAAAATACTGCAAGTGTCCTTTAAGACCAGCAAAGGTCACAAATAG
- the LOC130520505 gene encoding ELAV-like protein 1 isoform X3 → MTQKDVEDMFSRFGRIINSRVLVDQATGASRGVAFIRFDKRAEAEDAVNNLNGQKPSGVVEPITVKFAANPNQTKNTQVISQLFHNQSRRFGGPLHHQAQRFRFSPMSVDHMGGVGGVSVPTNSNNGWCIFIYNLGQEADETILWQMFGPFGAVTNVKVIRDFTTNKCKGFGFVTMSNYEDAAMAIASLNGYRLGEKILQVSFKTSKGHK, encoded by the exons ATGACCCAGAAGGATGTGGAGGACATGTTTTCCCGATTCGGGCGCATCATTAACTCGCGTGTTCTTGTTGACCAAGCTACAG GCGCGTCCAGGGGCGTGGCTTTCATCCGGTTTGACAAGCGGGCCGAGGCAGAGGATGCCGTCAACAACCTGAATGGCCAAAAACCTTCAGGGGTCGTCGAGCCAATCACAGTCAAGTTTGCGGCCAACCCAAATCAGACAAAGAACACACAGGTCATCTCTCAACTCTTCCACAACCAGTCTCGGCGTTTCGGGGGGCCATTACATCACCAGGCACAGAGGTTTAG GTTCTCGCCCATGAGCGTCGATCACATGGGGGGGGTGGGCGGCGTCAGCGTCCCCACCAACTCCAATAACGGCTGGTGCATCTTCATCTACAACCTCGGCCAGGAGGCGGACGAAACCATCCTCTGGCAGATGTTCGGCCCCTTCGGCGCCGTCACAAACGTCAAAGTGATCCGCGACTTCACCACCAACAAGTGCAAGGGCTTCGGCTTCGTCACCATGTCCAACTACGAGGACGCGGCCATGGCCATCGCCAGCCTTAACGGCTACCGGCTCGGAGAAAAAATACTGCAAGTGTCCTTTAAGACCAGCAAAGGTCACAAATAG